Part of the Paenibacillus sp. JNUCC32 genome is shown below.
GCAGCACAACGCTGCCAGGCTGCTCTACCTGAACGATGGTATGCTTCTCATCCTCCGCAGGAATAAACGATTGAATGGAAATATCCGTATCGCTGGCTGTTAGCGTGACGCCCGAATACGTGACATCCAGTTTAATGCCGCTGAGGATCGGGATCGTGGTTCGGCTGGAGATCGCCTTCGATACGTGTTGAATGGATTCGTTTAATACATTTTTTAATATGCTGATTTTCATCAAGTTCACTCCTTACGGAAAAATGAGAGGGGGTTTTTCTCTTGGCGAAAGCCAAAGGGATTCCCCTCTTTATGGTTAATTTATTTATTAATTATTATTAGTAATAGTAATAGGGACACTGAATATGTGGATAAGCCTCGTAAAAGGCATAAAATTAAGCCTATCCACATGTGTATAGATTGTGCATAGGCTTTGAACTTGTTCAGGTTGGATTTTTGATTTTCTCCGTAATGTTATTGACCACTTTGAAAAGCTCCTGGTCCGTTTTCAGAGATTGGGTAATCTTCTCATGGGCATGAATGACAGTGGTATGATCCCGGCCTCCGAATGCCTCTCCGATCTTGGGAAGGGAATAGTCGGTTAATTCGCGGGACAAGTACATGGCAATTTGCCGCGGAAACGCGACGGCTTTGGTCCGTTTGCGGGCTTTGAAGTCTTCCAGTCTCAGGTTGTAATACTCGCCGACCTTTTGTTGGATATCCTGAATCGTAATCATTCTCGGCCGGCTGGACGGGATGATATCCTTCAGGGCTTCGGCTGCCAGATGCGTTGTAACGTCCTGATTGGTCAGGGAGGAATAAGCGACGACACGGATAAGGGCACCTTCAAGCTCACGAATGTTCGTATCGATCTGATTGGCGATATACATCATGGCTTCGTTCGGAATATCCAGATTCTCGGCCTTGGCCTTCTTGCGAAGGATGGCGATCCGCGTCTCCAGATCCGGCGGTTGAATGTCGGTGATCAATCCCCATTCGAAGCGGGAACGGAGCCGTTCTTCCAGCGTCGGGATCTCCTTGGGGGGACGGTCACTGGATATGATAATCTGCTTCCGCTCTTCATGCAGGGCGTTAAACGTATGGAAAAATTCCTCCTGCGTCGATTCTTTCCCGGCCAAGAACTGGATATCGTCAATGAGCAGAATATCAACGTTGCGGTACTTGTTGCGGAAGCTTTCTGCGCGGTTGTCCCGAATGGAGTTGATGAACTCGTTGGTGAATTTCTCGGAGGAAATGTACACGACTTTGCTGCTGGGATTGTGCTCCAAAATGTAGTGGCCGATGGCATGCATCAAGTGCGTTTTTCCAAGACCTACTCCACCATATAGGAATAACGGGTTATACGCCTTAGCCGGAGCTTCGGCAACGGCGAGCGAGGCAGCATGTGCGAACCGGTTGCCCGAACCGATGACAAACGTGTCAAACGTGTACTTCGGATTCAGCATATGGGACTGAATTTCTTCACCGGATATTTCAAGCGGCGGCGAGGGCTGCTGCGGAGCAGGTTCGTGTGCCTTCGTCTCTTCGATCACGAAGCGAACGTCGACCTGCTTGCCCACCACCTCCAGCACGGTTGCACTAACCAGCTTGGTGTATCGGCTCTCCAGCCATTCCACAGCAAACGTTGTCGGCGCGGAAATGACGACGGAGTGATCGTTAATGGTCAATGCTTTGGTAGCTTTAAACCAAGTGTCAAAACTCGGTTTGCTCAGCTTGGTTTGTATGATCGATAATATTTCTTGCCATAATTCGGAAGTATGGCTTTCCAAAACTGTCACTCCTTTAAATCTTCCAAATGTGGCTAGAGCCATGTGTGGAATTGTCGAAAGAAAATGAATGATGTCTAATTATCCCCAGAACTAACTCCTGTGGAAACAAAAAAATATGGATAAATTGAAATTGTTCACAACTTTATCCACAGCCTGTTGATAATATTATAGCTTCATTCACATATTCACAACCAAAAGTAATATCATCATAGCAAAAGAAGGCCTTATTTTCAATGTATGTCGCTAATTTATCCACAAATTCAATACGTTGTGCATAATTATTATTCACACCACTATATATTGTTTATAATCTGTTCGGCATTCGACATCATTGGCCTCAAAGCGCGAAAAATTATTCACAGCTTGTCCGATTGGCAAGCAGAATTTTCTTCTCTCACCATCTGTTCATAACTTCTGGTTGAATGTTCTAGCAGTCGCACAATCGACCAAAGGTGAAAAATGGCTGTGGATAGTCATCCAAAGTCCTCAAACGGAATCTCCGAGTTTCCTTCGAGGGCTTTTTTTGTGACTCAACTTAATAATGGCTCTCTAGTCGATCTCAAATGATAGATTCAGAACGCTTATGGCGTCGAATGGTCGGCGACCGTCCATGAATGGCTCGGACCGCACCCGCGCAGTGTGCGCAGAAGTCTAAAAGCATCTGTTTATTGGCTGTTCCAGTGCAACCTTCTTTGCGAACGACCGTACTATAAGGAAAAATGGACGGGGGAACCATGGATGCGGACCGAAGGGAAGGGCATGAGCTGGAGAAAAATAGGGGTGCTGCTTGCACTGGCGGCCCTATTGGTTCTGATGGCAGTATGGGCTCAGAGCTATTATTCGAAGAAAGTGTTTCATATGGAAGACATAAAGTACGCGAAATATGCCGATTCGGGGAACGGGACCGTCGAGTATAGAGGATCATTTGGCCGCGGGGAGCCAATCTATGTCCATGCCGATGAAGAGGGGAAAAGGGTCGAGATTGCCGGCGAAATATATGAAATACGGGCATATGGTAACGGATCGGGACATTCGGCGTCCTATGAAGTGATCTATCCTGACGGGAAAGTCTACCGAGTGGAACCGTTTGGAGACCGGAGCTTTCTTGCATACGACGAGAAGGGGGAGATGGTGATACCCGGCATGAGGTTCATGGACGGCAGCGGCCAAGTTTATCGATCCGATCCGGATGAGCCCCGCTATTTCCCCACGGAGCTGGCCAAGGCTGCTGACGAGCGGTTTCATGACCCGAATGGCAGCATAGGATTCTTTTTGTTGGCGCTCGGGTTAGGGATCATGAACTGGTGCTTCTTCAAATATGAGCCTTTCCAGCGGTTTATGTTTCATATTTCGCCATCAAATTGGCTGTATGATAATCCGGAGCCCAGCGATTTCTACTTCTTTATGTGCAAGGCAGGGGGGATTTTCGGTATGGGATTCTCGCTGTGGATATTTTTTGCGCATGCATTATGACAAAAAAAGCCCGTTTTCGTCATGGATCGGATCCAGCGAAAACGGGCTTTTCTTTAAGATATACGAATGTTTAGAACTTCGAAGCATCGCCTACCTGACTATTACCGAAGAAAACAACATCGGATGCCTGCTGTTTTAGGAGAAGGTACGTCGAACGGTGTTTTTCTTACTATAGTAAGCTTACGCGTTCTCGAATCTGCGCTGGAATTCGGTAATCGCTTCATAATCTTCCTCCAGCTTCCGGGAAATGCGGATGAAAATCGGCAGCAGCGCTTTATAAATATCGGCGCTTTCTTTTACTGGCTGGTGTTCATGGGTGCCGCCGACCATCGTCTCGACGATATCGAGCGACTCCACTCTGCCTGTCGCGTACAGTCCAAGGACCACTGCGCCAAGGCAAGAGCTCTCGTAGCTTTCCGGAACGATCACCTGCTGGTCAAAAATATCCGCCATCATCTGACGCCAGATCGGTGAACGGGCGAAACCGCCGGTGGCATGAATTTTGGCCAGCCGGCCGATTTGTTCCTCCATCGCCAGCAGAACGGTATACATATTAAAGATCACGCCCTCCAGCACGGAGCGGATCATATGCTCTTTTTTATGATTGAGCGTTAAGCCAAAGAACGAGCCGCGGGCATTCGGATCCCATAACGGCGCGCGTTCTCCCGTCAGGTACGGGTGAAACAGGAGTCCGTTCGAGCCGGGCGGAATACGGTCCGCGATTTTGGTCAGCACATCATAGGGATTGATCCCCAGACGCTTGGCCGTTTCGATCTCGGAGGCGGCAAATTCATCGCGAACCCAGCGGAAAATCATGCCCCCGTTATTGACCGCCCCGCCGATGACCCAATGCTTCTCCGTCAATGCATAGCAGAAAATACGTCCTTTCGGATCGGTCATCGGCTTGTCGACGACCGTACGGATGGCGCCGCTCGTACCGATCGTGGCTGCAACGACGCCCGGCTGGATGGCGTTCACGCCCAGGTTCGACAGAACTCCGTCGGCAGCGCCGAGCACGAACGGCGTGGAGACGGAGAGCCCCATGGCTGCGGCATACTCGCTTTTTAAGCCCTCCATGATATGAGTAGTAGGGACGATGGTCGACAAATGGTCCTCGGTGATGCCGGCGAGCTCCAGCGCCTGCGGATCCCATGCCAACGCCTCGAGGTTCATCATCCCGGTGCTGGAAGCAATGGAATGGTCAACGACATATTGGCCGAACAGCTTGAAATAAACGTATTCTTTGATCGAAATGAATTTGGCTGCTTGCGAAAAGAGGGAGGGCAGCTCATGCCGCATCCACATCAGCTTGGTTACGGGTGACATGGGATGTATCGGAGTTCCGGTTCTAAGGTATAGCTCCATGCCGCCAAGTTCCTTTTTGAGCTTCGCCGACCAGGCTGCACTGCGGTTATCCGCCCAGGTAATGCAGCGGGTCAGCGGGGTGCCTTGGCTGTCCACGGCAATGACGCTGTGCATGGCTGCGCTAAAGGATACGAACAGCACTTGAGCCGGATCGATCCCGCTCTGCGTCATGACGCCTTGAACCGAGGCGATGACGGTTTGAAAGATTTGTTCCGGGTCTTGTTCGGCCGTAGAGGGAGTCGGTGTAAGCAGCGGATATTCGCCGCCGGCCTTGGCAACGACCTCACCGTTCTCCTTGAAAAGGACCGCTTTGGTGCTTGTTGTTCCGATATCGACGCCGATCATATAGTTATGTGTACTCAAGAGACCTACCTTCTTTCTACGTAAGGGCACCCGGCAGCTGCTTAAAAACAGCGCTTCGGGAGCCCTCATGTGTCTTATTGCTTCATTATACAATTACATTCAGAACAAGAGCCAACACGAGCCCGGTCACGGAGAGAATCGTTTCCAGCACGGTCCAGGATTTTAGCGTCTGGGCTACCGTCATATTAAAGAATTCTTTTACCATCCAGAAGCCGGCATCGTTAACGTGGGACAGTACGATGGAGCCTGCTCCGGTAGCGAGCACGACTAGCTCCACATTGGCGCCCGGCGTCATCGCAAGCACGGGAGCAACGATTCCAGCGGCGGTTGTCATGGCTACGGTTGCAGAACCGGTTGCGATGCGAATGAGCGCCGCGACAAGCCATGCGAACAGAATCACGTTGATATTGGCGCCAGTTGCAATTTCGGCGATGGCATTGCCGACGCCGCTGTTGATCAGAACCTGCTTGAAAGCGCCGCCTGCACCGATGATCAGAATAATCGTGGCGATCGGAGCGAGACATTCGCTGGTGAAGCGGGAAAGATCATGTTTATTAAAGCCGCGGGCGAATCCAAGCGAGAAGAAGGAGAAGACCGCAGCAATGAGCAGGGCAATGATTTCATGACCGATAAATTTGCAGAACACGGAAATGAAGCTGGTGGACTCCGGATCGATAATATCGGCCGCGGACCCGATAAGCATCAGAATGACCGGCAGCAGGATCGTAAACAAGGTGATGCCGAAGCCTGGCAAACCTCGTTCCGCTTTGCTTGAAAACTGCTCGGCCAGCTCTTCGGGCGGTTCGGTTCGAATCCGTTTGCCGATAAATTTACCGAACACCGGACCGGCGAGTATCGCTGCAGGAATTCCGACCAGGAACGAATAGAGAATGGTCATGCCAAGGTCTGCATCATAAGCTTCAATGGCAATCATCGGTGCGGGATGCGGAGGCACCAGCCCGTGAACGGTAGACAATCCGGCCAGAATCGGAATGCCGATGTGCAGCAGGGACATTTTCGTTTTGCGTGCAACCGTGAACACAATAGGAATCAGCAGGATGACGCCAACCTCGAAAAATACGGGAATACCGACAATAAAGCCGACGATCATCATCGCCCAGTGGACGCGCTTCTCGCCGAAGCGATCCACGAGGGTGGTGGCGATTTGTTCGGCACCGCCGGATTCGGCCATCATTTTACCCAGCATGGTACCGAGGGCGATAACGATCGCAATCGTTCCGAGCGTTCCGCCAAGACCGCCGGTTATCGAAGTAATCACATCCGCAGGCTGCATGCCCGTCAATAGACCGAGGATCAGCGCGGAGATCAGTAAGGTAACGAAAGGATTCCATTTATATTTGGAAATCAGCACGATCAGGAAGACGATCGTCAGCAGTGTCCAGATCATTAAGGTAGCGTTATGACTGAGACCGAATAGTGAATTCATATCTTGCTTCCTCCTATAGATTACCCATTTGAATTGGGAAATGGTTAGTATCATCGGGCTGTTCTGCGGTAGTATACCCAAAACAAAAGCGAATTCTATTGTATACTTGTCGACAACTTAGAGCGTACACATTTAATGTCAGTGCGGAGGAAGGGAGGATTATATTAACCCTCCGGAAAACTAAGATGAAGCGTCTGACGGGAATCATCGAAGTAATGCTGAACCGCCGTTTGGATCCGTGCCGGATCCAGGGATTCCATCTCCGCAATAAGCTGAAGATGCTTGTCCATGACATAGCGAACCTTGGCGCCCCCGCCACCGAATACCTGCCGCGTCGTAATGAGCATCACCGTGATCACGATGGGGCGAATGCTCTTCCACAGATGAAGAATTCGTTTATGGTTCGCTTCCGTTATAATCCGTTCATGAAAAGCCAAATCCTGATAGGAGAATTCCACCGGATCCTGATGTTTGGCGGCAAGCTCCATCCGATCGACGATTTGCTTTAAATGCTGGATCAGTTCCGGCTGCGGATTCGCAAACACATGTCCTTGCACAAAGCTCTCGATAAGAAAACGGACATCGTATAATTCCTCGACTTCCTTGAGCGATAAGCCCATGACGACGGCTCCCATGCGCTCCAATTGAATCAAACCTTCGCTGGACAGCGTTTTCATTGCTTCCCGCACAGGGGATCGGCTCGTGCCGAATTCACCCGCGATCCGGTTCTCGGATAGGATTTCTCCGCGCTTGATGGTGCCGCTGATAATCTGCAATCTCAGTTCGCTGGCAATGGCCTCTCCGAGAGAGGCTCCCTGAAGCCACGTTGAGGGAAATTTCATAGCATAATTCTCCAATCCAGTACTGATTCTTGAAGTTCTCCAGTGATAATCATACCACAAGGAATGAAAAGGGGACCATGCCCAGCCTGGTCATAATGCCTGCAGGGAACATGCCCTGAAGAAACAGCAGGGTGCATGAAGAGAATATATGTTATTCCGATTTCTCAACGGCATGGCCGCCGAATTCATTGCGAAGCGCGGCAACGACTTTGCCGTGGAACGTATCTTGACCAAGGGAGCGATAGCGCATGAACAGCGACATGGCGATGACCGGCGCGCTGGCTTGAACCTCGAGTGCGGTTTCCACCGTCCATTTGCCTTCCCCGGATGATTTCATCACGCCTTTAATGCCTTCGAGCTTCGGATCCTTGGAAAAAGCGTTTTGCGTCAGTTCCATGAGCCAGCTGCGAATGACGGAGCCGTTCGACCATACCCGCGCAACATCCTCATAGTTAAAATCAAACGCGCTCTTTTCCAACACTTCAAAACCTTCCGCAATGGACTGCATCATGCCGTATTCGATGCCGTTATGGACCATCTTCAGAAAATGGCCGCTGCCGCTTTCACCGGCATACAAGTAACCGTTCTCGACAGCCATATCCTTAAACAGGGGCTCGATGCCGCTAAATACGTCGCGGTTGCCCCCAATCATGAAGCAGCCTCCATTATGCGCGCCTTCCATGCCGCCGGAAGTGCCGGCATCGAAATAATGAATGCCTTGCTCCGCCAGTCGTGCTGCACGGGCGATGGAATCTTTATAATGCGAATTGCCGCCGTCAATCAAAATGTCGCCGGACTCGAGCAGGGGCGTAAGCGATTCGATGACCGAATCCACGATCTTACCGGCCGGCACCATCATCCAAACGATGCGTGGTTTATCCAGTTTGGCTACGAGCAATTCGGTGGATGCCGCAGCTTCCGCGCCGCACTCGGCGGCTTGAGCGACCAGTTCCGTATTTAAGTCGTAAGCTACGACCTGATGCTGATGGTGAATCAGATTCTGAACCAGGTTGAGGCCCATTTTCCCCAGACCGATCATGCCTATTTTCATAAAACAATGCAGCTCCTTCTTAGATGTATACTTGTATACAACTTAAATTCAATTTTTATACTACTCTTTTATGGCTCTGGTGTAAACATGGGGGATTAAGAG
Proteins encoded:
- a CDS encoding GntR family transcriptional regulator produces the protein MKFPSTWLQGASLGEAIASELRLQIISGTIKRGEILSENRIAGEFGTSRSPVREAMKTLSSEGLIQLERMGAVVMGLSLKEVEELYDVRFLIESFVQGHVFANPQPELIQHLKQIVDRMELAAKHQDPVEFSYQDLAFHERIITEANHKRILHLWKSIRPIVITVMLITTRQVFGGGGAKVRYVMDKHLQLIAEMESLDPARIQTAVQHYFDDSRQTLHLSFPEG
- a CDS encoding GntP family permease, with translation MNSLFGLSHNATLMIWTLLTIVFLIVLISKYKWNPFVTLLISALILGLLTGMQPADVITSITGGLGGTLGTIAIVIALGTMLGKMMAESGGAEQIATTLVDRFGEKRVHWAMMIVGFIVGIPVFFEVGVILLIPIVFTVARKTKMSLLHIGIPILAGLSTVHGLVPPHPAPMIAIEAYDADLGMTILYSFLVGIPAAILAGPVFGKFIGKRIRTEPPEELAEQFSSKAERGLPGFGITLFTILLPVILMLIGSAADIIDPESTSFISVFCKFIGHEIIALLIAAVFSFFSLGFARGFNKHDLSRFTSECLAPIATIILIIGAGGAFKQVLINSGVGNAIAEIATGANINVILFAWLVAALIRIATGSATVAMTTAAGIVAPVLAMTPGANVELVVLATGAGSIVLSHVNDAGFWMVKEFFNMTVAQTLKSWTVLETILSVTGLVLALVLNVIV
- the gnd gene encoding phosphogluconate dehydrogenase (NAD(+)-dependent, decarboxylating), whose translation is MKIGMIGLGKMGLNLVQNLIHHQHQVVAYDLNTELVAQAAECGAEAAASTELLVAKLDKPRIVWMMVPAGKIVDSVIESLTPLLESGDILIDGGNSHYKDSIARAARLAEQGIHYFDAGTSGGMEGAHNGGCFMIGGNRDVFSGIEPLFKDMAVENGYLYAGESGSGHFLKMVHNGIEYGMMQSIAEGFEVLEKSAFDFNYEDVARVWSNGSVIRSWLMELTQNAFSKDPKLEGIKGVMKSSGEGKWTVETALEVQASAPVIAMSLFMRYRSLGQDTFHGKVVAALRNEFGGHAVEKSE
- the gntK gene encoding gluconokinase, whose protein sequence is MIGVDIGTTSTKAVLFKENGEVVAKAGGEYPLLTPTPSTAEQDPEQIFQTVIASVQGVMTQSGIDPAQVLFVSFSAAMHSVIAVDSQGTPLTRCITWADNRSAAWSAKLKKELGGMELYLRTGTPIHPMSPVTKLMWMRHELPSLFSQAAKFISIKEYVYFKLFGQYVVDHSIASSTGMMNLEALAWDPQALELAGITEDHLSTIVPTTHIMEGLKSEYAAAMGLSVSTPFVLGAADGVLSNLGVNAIQPGVVAATIGTSGAIRTVVDKPMTDPKGRIFCYALTEKHWVIGGAVNNGGMIFRWVRDEFAASEIETAKRLGINPYDVLTKIADRIPPGSNGLLFHPYLTGERAPLWDPNARGSFFGLTLNHKKEHMIRSVLEGVIFNMYTVLLAMEEQIGRLAKIHATGGFARSPIWRQMMADIFDQQVIVPESYESSCLGAVVLGLYATGRVESLDIVETMVGGTHEHQPVKESADIYKALLPIFIRISRKLEEDYEAITEFQRRFENA
- the dnaA gene encoding chromosomal replication initiator protein DnaA; amino-acid sequence: MESHTSELWQEILSIIQTKLSKPSFDTWFKATKALTINDHSVVISAPTTFAVEWLESRYTKLVSATVLEVVGKQVDVRFVIEETKAHEPAPQQPSPPLEISGEEIQSHMLNPKYTFDTFVIGSGNRFAHAASLAVAEAPAKAYNPLFLYGGVGLGKTHLMHAIGHYILEHNPSSKVVYISSEKFTNEFINSIRDNRAESFRNKYRNVDILLIDDIQFLAGKESTQEEFFHTFNALHEERKQIIISSDRPPKEIPTLEERLRSRFEWGLITDIQPPDLETRIAILRKKAKAENLDIPNEAMMYIANQIDTNIRELEGALIRVVAYSSLTNQDVTTHLAAEALKDIIPSSRPRMITIQDIQQKVGEYYNLRLEDFKARKRTKAVAFPRQIAMYLSRELTDYSLPKIGEAFGGRDHTTVIHAHEKITQSLKTDQELFKVVNNITEKIKNPT